The nucleotide window CCAGGAGAATTGCGTGGTTATAAACTGGCACACGACAGGCATGGTAGACTGGAATGGAAAGAGCTGTTTAAGCCCAGTATAAAGCTGGCACGGAAGGGATTTAAGATTGGCAAAGCCCTGGCTGACGCCATCAAAGAGGAAGAAGATAAATTTCAGAAAAATACAACACTGtggtgagaatatatatatatatatatatatatatatatatatatatatatatatatatatatatatatatatatatatatatatatatatatatatatatacacacacacacacacacacacacagggaaataaggggagaacatgcaaattccacacagaaatgccaactgaccagccgaggcttgaaccagcggccttcttactgtgagatggcagtgctactcactgcgcaaCCGCaccaccctgtgtgtgtgtgtgtttgtgtgtgtgtgtgcatgtgtgcgtgtgtgtgtttgtgtgtgtctgtgtgtacaaaGCAAACATTGAGAAAATAGCAGAATAGAAAAGGCATAGCTTTTGGTCAcacataaacattaaataagGCCAAAGGTTTTGGACTCGTATCATATGCATATTATGTCTGTATTAAGTCTAAACCCATCTTTCTTCCACTCTCATCTTTCTTTTATCCAGTGAAGTGTTTTGTGATGCAGACTATAACCTTCCGAAGATAAATGACTATATAAGATTTTCCCAACTTGCTGCCACCTACAGGAAGATATCAGAAGAAGGACCTGATGCATTTTACAATGGGTCCCTGACTCAGAGCATAGTGGATGATATCAGAGCTGCAGGTTATTTCATGCAGAAATCTTATTACATATTTAGGATTTGATAGATTATTAGTTTAAAGTATACACATATTACTGATGGATTGTTTCTGGGAATAAAGGAGGAAACATCACACGTAAGGACCTAACGGATTATGAGCCAGTGCTGACAGAGTCTGCAATAAACTTTAATGTCGGGAAATACATATTTCATGCTCCTGGTGCTCCATTCGGTGGACCCGTGCTCACTCTTATAATGAAAATTCTCCTGGGCAACGGTACAAAAGGTAGTCACaaattacatttactttgttgtctttttttaagTTTGCCCTTTTAAGTAGATTTAGAGTGTTATTGAGTACACAGAGATTATTAAAGTCAGTGACAGGCAGCACTCAGTCAATGCACTTATtttttgatgaaaataaataaattatttacttacGCAAAGAAGTAGATTTGTAatacaaaaataacacaaaaatattatttatacagtaaacaatcttgcgtgcgtgtgtgtgtgtgcgtgcaaacAGGGAGCTTtgtatttggtttattcaatACGCAAATGTTTTATCCTAATCTCTTGTAACATGGACATCCTTGACATTCTTCCCAAATTTACTTTAGTTCCCCTCATCTCTAACCTGCGGCGTTTTACATCATATAAACAGAGATGTATTTCATTATAGATTTTCCCTTTATTTCAGTCAGATCTAATATAACCTAATTAGTAACTTGATACTTAAGTAGACTTAACACTAAATGCTTTTATACTTTTTACTTATAATTGAAGTTTTTAATATTACCATTACTTGAGAAATTATTTGTACAAGTAGTAcaagcttttgtttttgtgtgactgtgtgttgtttttatctatttatttattttttcatttatttatttattttttttttttttttcctttttttttgtatttatttatttttgtctacaTTTTTTGCTTCTGCTCATGGTGTTTTGGGGCACTTCCAAAGAGCAACAAAAGCAAATTTTCATCCTGTATAGTCCAATAAGTCCTAAAcatggttatattcacacacctCAGACAGGAGTGTTGACTGGATACCATCTTCAGTAACACCCATAAATGTTGAGGATTCACAAACTTTGTAATTTATACTCAAAATTTTGGTCTTCATTTctgacatatactgtataaataaggTTTATTTCAGGCAATTAAACATATAATTTCAGGTTTTTCAGGTTTCAACCTCTCAAAGAAAAGTGTGTCCACAACCAAAAATAAGACTTTGACCTACCACCGCATAATAGAGACTTTATGCATAGCTGATGTAGAGAAGACTAAACTGGGAGACCCACTTAAACAACCAATTGTCAATGAGGTGAGTTCAACTCTACTTATGGATTCATTGGGCCTCAAATTTACTTCCAAACCTGTATTCACAAAACATTTTATCTCACCACTACTTAAGTAAATAACAGTACATTTTTAAGCTATGAGTTTTCTCGTCAAATCTATACACAAAGCAGCTAAGGTGAACTTTTAAAAGGAAAATAGAAAGAAGTCTCAAGCTGAGAGTGGGCGGAGCTTACTTTATCACTATGGATGATGCCAGCACGCTtattaaatatgcacacagtgattggctgatgaagAAAGGGAGGAGTCATGTAACTGTGAGATATTGGTATATGAGTGTTATGGGCATTGAACATACATCTctaaattataaatgtgtttgGAATTTGGAATGGAGAGATGAAAGAGAGGAGAAAATTAAATaagaaatgacaaaaaacaaTAGTTGGACAGAGAGGTAAAATTACAATGTGAAAAGAAGAAGGGAGAAGGAATGAGagagtaaataataaatgaaaccaTAAGTAATTgggattgtgtgtgtgcgcaatcaGCAGAATCCCGAACAGGTGAGTGCGAGTGCACGACTGAACTTTTAGTCCATATACCagtggatttgtagttctatatCGATCTGCTTGCTTATCGATCTTCCAagattagatcactggtgatcttGACATATAAAGGAAAGTTGACTTCTGGAGTTGAATTTCTCTGCTTTCTTAGCTTTTGCCATGCTTGATCAAACTGATTGGACAAGGATCCAGCACACGTTGATTTTCTCAAAGTCTTCAATTTTCCTATTTACATGATTcactaattttgtttttataggTTGTCAAAAACATGATCTCAGACAGCTTTGCGGACCACAACAGGAGTGAGATTGATGACAGCATTGCAACAGCCTGCAACAAGTCTAACAATGTCTCTAAATCTGTACCTGATGACAGCGGCACATCTCATGTGTCTGTCATCGATGCAGAAGGCAATGCAGTGGCGGTGACCAGCAGCATTAATAACTAGTAAGAAAACTGAAGCATTTTGTTTAAGCTATTTACATCCACACACTGCATATTTCAGACAGGCGTCAatatcaatgtttttaaatgtccATTTAGTTATAAGACAAGTCTGTACAGTTTTTGTTTGCAGTGGGGGAACTTTAATACAACCAGGAAATAAATTCAAATAGAAATATAGCATACATGTTTATATATGCCCTACTGATATATTAATCTCTTTATGAAAATGAAACAATTCCATATAAGCTACATGTGCctatatgggggggggggggggggtgttgatcttaaaaattaaaaactgttttattctagcccaaataaaacatacaagaaaaaaatattgaaaatgttcttgctctgttaatcatcatttggaaaatattcaaaaaataaatatataaataaaaggggggcgaataattctgacttcaactgtatgtgtacttttgctgttgttcttttttttttttttttggtgatctctctctcttttcctctctctccctctgtgtttgtgtgtgtgtgtgtgtgtgtgtgtgtgtgtgtgtgtgtgtgtacatgcatttTATCTCACAGTTTCGGTTCTGGTGTGATGTCAGAGTGTACAGGCATTATATTTAATGACCAGATGAAGGATTTCACGGACAATGAACATAACAGAATTGAAAAAGGTAAAGAAAAAAACGTATTTGAGTATTTTACTACAATATACTGAAGAGAAGTAGTTACAGTATATGGTAAAAACAACTacataaatgttgatttaaaatgtCTGTTGTTTTTTGACCAGGTAAAAGACCACTGTCATCAATGTGTCCCACAATAATACTGGATGAAGAGAAAGAAAATAGTGAAAAAGTCACAATGGTGGTTGGAGCTGAAGGAGGGACGAACATCACTACAGCTGTTGCTCAGGTGATACAAATATCTATTTCAACTATTTAATTTGATTGCACACAAAACAACATGAAAAATCAATACATTAAATCTTGATGCATctttcttaatgtttttttaattattattattatttatttcttagaATAGGCCAATGTGTCTTAATAAATTAATGTCCAAATAAACTTGTCTTTTACCTTTTTTTCTCATATCAGGTGATCCTGAACTACCTGTACTTTGATTATGACCTAAAGGATGCTGTTAATGCTTCCAGAGTTCAAATCAAGAACAATGTGACAAATGTGGAGCCAGGATTTGATAAGGTAGCATTTCTTCACTTCTCTACAAGATTGTCctgcaaattaaattaataatatcagaaaatttcaaaattacattcatttcctttttgtgATTTATGAATGCAGGATGTGATTAA belongs to Danio rerio strain Tuebingen ecotype United States chromosome 1, GRCz12tu, whole genome shotgun sequence and includes:
- the si:ch73-236c18.3 gene encoding glutathione hydrolase 1 proenzyme, producing the protein MSCRFDYEEIRPYVILSGPLDCFRWILTLVVSGCSKLCSSTRCLISKIFKTKKSRLVCLIIASVIAVALLLLMRVIWCHKCMFNGNCYGKAAVATDAETCSDIGRDILQRGGSAVDAAIAALLCVSVINPQSIGIGGGVVFTIYNASTGKVETINARETAPMSATADMFDNNNNNTKPGLLIAVPGELRGYKLAHDRHGRLEWKELFKPSIKLARKGFKIGKALADAIKEEEDKFQKNTTLCEVFCDADYNLPKINDYIRFSQLAATYRKISEEGPDAFYNGSLTQSIVDDIRAAGGNITRKDLTDYEPVLTESAINFNVGKYIFHAPGAPFGGPVLTLIMKILLGNGTKGFSGFNLSKKSVSTTKNKTLTYHRIIETLCIADVEKTKLGDPLKQPIVNEVVKNMISDSFADHNRSEIDDSIATACNKSNNVSKSVPDDSGTSHVSVIDAEGNAVAVTSSINNYFGSGVMSECTGIIFNDQMKDFTDNEHNRIEKGKRPLSSMCPTIILDEEKENSEKVTMVVGAEGGTNITTAVAQVILNYLYFDYDLKDAVNASRVQIKNNVTNVEPGFDKDVIKGLEQKYHVIGNKTEVSVVQVIDREKDKVCAVSDHRKYGNPAGY